One part of the Arabidopsis thaliana chromosome 1 sequence genome encodes these proteins:
- a CDS encoding P-loop containing nucleoside triphosphate hydrolases superfamily protein — MEPHSHHKNAILPSSSQDENLKEEEVPDDDDSVGGEVQGEVNANDYIPNPAAPANTKRKWQIMKEKVQMTEDDDFDEQNAVIAEAAEQPLDLIIPLLKYQKEFLAWATIQELSAVRGGILADEMGMGKTIQAISLVLARREVDRAKSREAVGHTLVLVPPVALSQWLDEISRLTSPGSTRVLQYHGPKRDKNVQKLMNYDFVLTTSPIVENEYRKDEGVDETMSPLHSIKWNRIIVDEAHDIKNRSSRTAKAVFALEATYRWALSGTPLQNDVDELYSLIRFLRVSPYSYYFCKKCDCEVLDRSAHRKCPSCPHNANQHISWWKENVDKRRNRACIFLKQNVLKDILLRRTKLGRAADLALPSRIISLRRDALSVVEADFYESLYKVSKTTFDGYIQAGTLMNNYAHIFGLLIRLRQAVDHPYLVSYSSPSGANANLLDANKNEKECGFGHDPSKDYFVTSSEHQASKTKLKGFRASSILNRINLDDFKTSTKIEALREEIRFMVERDWSAKAIVFSQFTSFLDLISYALGKSGVSCVQLVGSMSKAAKDAALKNFKEEPDCRVLLMSLQAGGVALNLTAASHVFMMDPWWNPAVERQAQDRIHRIGQCKPVRLYF; from the exons ATGGAGCCACACTCTCACCACAAGAATGCGATTCTTCCGTCTAGTAGCCAAG ACGAGaatctcaaagaagaagaagttcctgatgatgatgattcagtCGGCGGTGAAGTTCAAG GTGAGGTCAATGCTAATGACTATATACCAAATCCTGCCGCTCCTGCAAACACTAAAAGAAAATGGCAGATCATGAAAGAAAAGGTTCAGATGacagaggatgatgattttgatgagcAGAATGCAGTCATTGCTGAAGCTGCTGAGCAGCCTCTAGATTTGATTATACCGCTACTAAAGTACCAAAAGGAGTTTTTGGCTTGGGCTACAATACAGGAACTATCAGCCGTAAGAGGAGGCATTCTCGCTGATGAGATGGGAATGGGGAAAACAATACAAGCCATCTCTCTCGTTCTTGCCAGACGGGAAGTTGACAGAGCCAAATCTAGGGAAGCAGTTGGGCACACCCTTGTGCTTGTTCCTCCTGTTGCTCTTTCTCAGTGGTTAGATGAGATTTCTCGGTTGACATCCCCGGGAAGCACCAGGGTTCTTCAATACCATGGGCCGAAGAGAGACAAGAATGTTCAAAAGTTAATGAATTACGACTTTGTTTTGACAACATCTCCCATAGTTGAGAATGAATATAGGAAGGATGAAGGAGTGGACGAAACAATGTCTCCTTTACACTCTATTAAGTGGAATCGTATCATCGTCGATGAG GCTCATGATATCAAAAACAGAAGTAGTCGCACTGCCAAAGCTGTTTTTGCTTTGGAGGCGACCTACAGATGGGCTCTGAGTGGTACCCCTCTCCAGAATGATGTTGACGAGCTCTACTCCCTG ATACGCTTCCTTCGCGTTTCGCCATACTCATATTACTTTTGCAAGAAATGTGACTGTGAAGTTCTTGATCGGAG TGCGCATCGAAAATGTCCCAGCTGTCCTCATAATGCAAATCAACACATCTCTTGGTGGAAAGAG AATGTGGACAAACGGAGAAACAGAGCCTGTATATTCCTTAAACAAAATGTTCTAAAGGACATTCTACTAAGACGTACTAAATTGGGCCGGGCAGCTGACCTTGCTCTTCCTTCTAGAATC ATCTCTCTGAGGCGAGATGCACTAAGTGTAGTAGAAGCTGATTTCTATGAATCACTATACAAAGTTAGCAAGACAACATTTGATGG GTATATTCAGGCTGGGACATTGATGAATAACTATGCACATATATTTGGTCTTCTTATCCGACTGAGACAA GCTGTTGATCATCCATACCTGGTGAGTTATTCTAGTCCTAGTGGCGCTAACGCTAACTTGCTTGATGCGaacaaaaatgagaaagaatgTGGTTTCGGCCATGACCCTTCCAAGGACTACTTT GTGACTTCTAGTGAACATCAGGCAAGCAAGACAAAGCTTAAAGGATTTAGAGCCTCTAGCATTTTAAATCGGATAAACCTCGATGATTTTAAAACAAGTACAAAGATTGAGGCTTTG agagaagaaatcagGTTCATGGTTGAAAGAGATTGGTCTGCCAAAGCAATAGTATTCAGCCAGTTCACATCATTCTTGGACCTGATAAGTTACGCCTTGGGGAAG TCTGGGGTTAGCTGTGTTCAACTGGTGGGAAGCATGTCCAAGGCAGCTAAAGATGCTGCActcaaaaattttaaagaagaGCCAGATTGCAGAGTTTTATTAATGAGCTTGCAAGCTGGAGGGGTTGCTCTAAATCTAACAGCCGCTTCGCAT GTGTTCATGATGGACCCGTGGTGGAACCCAGCGGTTGAGAGGCAAGCACAGGACAGAATACATAGGATCGGACAGTGCAAGCCTGTCAGGTTATATTTTTGA
- a CDS encoding P-loop containing nucleoside triphosphate hydrolases superfamily protein, whose protein sequence is MEPHSHHKNAILPSSSQDENLKEEEVPDDDDSVGGEVQGTASFLLGVIDARFAHTCLFSSCLAHTGEVNANDYIPNPAAPANTKRKWQIMKEKVQMTEDDDFDEQNAVIAEAAEQPLDLIIPLLKYQKEFLAWATIQELSAVRGGILADEMGMGKTIQAISLVLARREVDRAKSREAVGHTLVLVPPVALSQWLDEISRLTSPGSTRVLQYHGPKRDKNVQKLMNYDFVLTTSPIVENEYRKDEGVDETMSPLHSIKWNRIIVDEAHDIKNRSSRTAKAVFALEATYRWALSGTPLQNDVDELYSLIRFLRVSPYSYYFCKKCDCEVLDRSAHRKCPSCPHNANQHISWWKENVDKRRNRACIFLKQNVLKDILLRRTKLGRAADLALPSRIISLRRDALSVVEADFYESLYKVSKTTFDGYIQAGTLMNNYAHIFGLLIRLRQAVDHPYLVSYSSPSGANANLLDANKNEKECGFGHDPSKDYFVTSSEHQASKTKLKGFRASSILNRINLDDFKTSTKIEALREEIRFMVERDWSAKAIVFSQFTSFLDLISYALGKSGVSCVQLVGSMSKAAKDAALKNFKEEPDCRVLLMSLQAGGVALNLTAASHVFMMDPWWNPAVERQAQDRIHRIGQCKPVRVVRFIMEKTVEEKILTLQKKKEDLFESTLGDSEEAVVQKLGEDDIKSLFA, encoded by the exons ATGGAGCCACACTCTCACCACAAGAATGCGATTCTTCCGTCTAGTAGCCAAG ACGAGaatctcaaagaagaagaagttcctgatgatgatgattcagtCGGCGGTGAAGTTCAAGGTACCGCATCGTTTCTATTAGGCGTCATTGATGCTCGATTTGCTCACACCTGTTTATTTTCATCATGTCTTGCTCACACAGGTGAGGTCAATGCTAATGACTATATACCAAATCCTGCCGCTCCTGCAAACACTAAAAGAAAATGGCAGATCATGAAAGAAAAGGTTCAGATGacagaggatgatgattttgatgagcAGAATGCAGTCATTGCTGAAGCTGCTGAGCAGCCTCTAGATTTGATTATACCGCTACTAAAGTACCAAAAGGAGTTTTTGGCTTGGGCTACAATACAGGAACTATCAGCCGTAAGAGGAGGCATTCTCGCTGATGAGATGGGAATGGGGAAAACAATACAAGCCATCTCTCTCGTTCTTGCCAGACGGGAAGTTGACAGAGCCAAATCTAGGGAAGCAGTTGGGCACACCCTTGTGCTTGTTCCTCCTGTTGCTCTTTCTCAGTGGTTAGATGAGATTTCTCGGTTGACATCCCCGGGAAGCACCAGGGTTCTTCAATACCATGGGCCGAAGAGAGACAAGAATGTTCAAAAGTTAATGAATTACGACTTTGTTTTGACAACATCTCCCATAGTTGAGAATGAATATAGGAAGGATGAAGGAGTGGACGAAACAATGTCTCCTTTACACTCTATTAAGTGGAATCGTATCATCGTCGATGAG GCTCATGATATCAAAAACAGAAGTAGTCGCACTGCCAAAGCTGTTTTTGCTTTGGAGGCGACCTACAGATGGGCTCTGAGTGGTACCCCTCTCCAGAATGATGTTGACGAGCTCTACTCCCTG ATACGCTTCCTTCGCGTTTCGCCATACTCATATTACTTTTGCAAGAAATGTGACTGTGAAGTTCTTGATCGGAG TGCGCATCGAAAATGTCCCAGCTGTCCTCATAATGCAAATCAACACATCTCTTGGTGGAAAGAG AATGTGGACAAACGGAGAAACAGAGCCTGTATATTCCTTAAACAAAATGTTCTAAAGGACATTCTACTAAGACGTACTAAATTGGGCCGGGCAGCTGACCTTGCTCTTCCTTCTAGAATC ATCTCTCTGAGGCGAGATGCACTAAGTGTAGTAGAAGCTGATTTCTATGAATCACTATACAAAGTTAGCAAGACAACATTTGATGG GTATATTCAGGCTGGGACATTGATGAATAACTATGCACATATATTTGGTCTTCTTATCCGACTGAGACAA GCTGTTGATCATCCATACCTGGTGAGTTATTCTAGTCCTAGTGGCGCTAACGCTAACTTGCTTGATGCGaacaaaaatgagaaagaatgTGGTTTCGGCCATGACCCTTCCAAGGACTACTTT GTGACTTCTAGTGAACATCAGGCAAGCAAGACAAAGCTTAAAGGATTTAGAGCCTCTAGCATTTTAAATCGGATAAACCTCGATGATTTTAAAACAAGTACAAAGATTGAGGCTTTG agagaagaaatcagGTTCATGGTTGAAAGAGATTGGTCTGCCAAAGCAATAGTATTCAGCCAGTTCACATCATTCTTGGACCTGATAAGTTACGCCTTGGGGAAG TCTGGGGTTAGCTGTGTTCAACTGGTGGGAAGCATGTCCAAGGCAGCTAAAGATGCTGCActcaaaaattttaaagaagaGCCAGATTGCAGAGTTTTATTAATGAGCTTGCAAGCTGGAGGGGTTGCTCTAAATCTAACAGCCGCTTCGCAT GTGTTCATGATGGACCCGTGGTGGAACCCAGCGGTTGAGAGGCAAGCACAGGACAGAATACATAGGATCGGACAGTGCAAGCCTGTCAG GGTTGTAAGATTCATAATGGAGAAAACAGTAGAGGAAAAGATACTAACgcttcaaaagaagaaggaagatttGTTTGAAag TACGTTAGGTGACTCTGAAGAGGCCGTTGTACAAAAGCTGGGAGAAGACGATATCAAGTCCCTGTTCGCATAA
- a CDS encoding P-loop containing nucleoside triphosphate hydrolases superfamily protein encodes MEPHSHHKNAILPSSSQDENLKEEEVPDDDDSVGGEVQGEVNANDYIPNPAAPANTKRKWQIMKEKVQMTEDDDFDEQNAVIAEAAEQPLDLIIPLLKYQKEFLAWATIQELSAVRGGILADEMGMGKTIQAISLVLARREVDRAKSREAVGHTLVLVPPVALSQWLDEISRLTSPGSTRVLQYHGPKRDKNVQKLMNYDFVLTTSPIVENEYRKDEGVDETMSPLHSIKWNRIIVDEAHDIKNRSSRTAKAVFALEATYRWALSGTPLQNDVDELYSLIRFLRVSPYSYYFCKKCDCEVLDRSAHRKCPSCPHNANQHISWWKENVDKRRNRACIFLKQNVLKDILLRRTKLGRAADLALPSRIISLRRDALSVVEADFYESLYKVSKTTFDGYIQAGTLMNNYAHIFGLLIRLRQAVDHPYLVSYSSPSGANANLLDANKNEKECGFGHDPSKDYFVTSSEHQASKTKLKGFRASSILNRINLDDFKTSTKIEALREEIRFMVERDWSAKAIVFSQFTSFLDLISYALGKSGVSCVQLVGSMSKAAKDAALKNFKEEPDCRVLLMSLQAGGVALNLTAASHVFMMDPWWNPAVERQAQDRIHRIGQCKPVRVVRFIMEKTVEEKILTLQKKKEDLFESTLGDSEEAVVQKLGEDDIKSLFA; translated from the exons ATGGAGCCACACTCTCACCACAAGAATGCGATTCTTCCGTCTAGTAGCCAAG ACGAGaatctcaaagaagaagaagttcctgatgatgatgattcagtCGGCGGTGAAGTTCAAG GTGAGGTCAATGCTAATGACTATATACCAAATCCTGCCGCTCCTGCAAACACTAAAAGAAAATGGCAGATCATGAAAGAAAAGGTTCAGATGacagaggatgatgattttgatgagcAGAATGCAGTCATTGCTGAAGCTGCTGAGCAGCCTCTAGATTTGATTATACCGCTACTAAAGTACCAAAAGGAGTTTTTGGCTTGGGCTACAATACAGGAACTATCAGCCGTAAGAGGAGGCATTCTCGCTGATGAGATGGGAATGGGGAAAACAATACAAGCCATCTCTCTCGTTCTTGCCAGACGGGAAGTTGACAGAGCCAAATCTAGGGAAGCAGTTGGGCACACCCTTGTGCTTGTTCCTCCTGTTGCTCTTTCTCAGTGGTTAGATGAGATTTCTCGGTTGACATCCCCGGGAAGCACCAGGGTTCTTCAATACCATGGGCCGAAGAGAGACAAGAATGTTCAAAAGTTAATGAATTACGACTTTGTTTTGACAACATCTCCCATAGTTGAGAATGAATATAGGAAGGATGAAGGAGTGGACGAAACAATGTCTCCTTTACACTCTATTAAGTGGAATCGTATCATCGTCGATGAG GCTCATGATATCAAAAACAGAAGTAGTCGCACTGCCAAAGCTGTTTTTGCTTTGGAGGCGACCTACAGATGGGCTCTGAGTGGTACCCCTCTCCAGAATGATGTTGACGAGCTCTACTCCCTG ATACGCTTCCTTCGCGTTTCGCCATACTCATATTACTTTTGCAAGAAATGTGACTGTGAAGTTCTTGATCGGAG TGCGCATCGAAAATGTCCCAGCTGTCCTCATAATGCAAATCAACACATCTCTTGGTGGAAAGAG AATGTGGACAAACGGAGAAACAGAGCCTGTATATTCCTTAAACAAAATGTTCTAAAGGACATTCTACTAAGACGTACTAAATTGGGCCGGGCAGCTGACCTTGCTCTTCCTTCTAGAATC ATCTCTCTGAGGCGAGATGCACTAAGTGTAGTAGAAGCTGATTTCTATGAATCACTATACAAAGTTAGCAAGACAACATTTGATGG GTATATTCAGGCTGGGACATTGATGAATAACTATGCACATATATTTGGTCTTCTTATCCGACTGAGACAA GCTGTTGATCATCCATACCTGGTGAGTTATTCTAGTCCTAGTGGCGCTAACGCTAACTTGCTTGATGCGaacaaaaatgagaaagaatgTGGTTTCGGCCATGACCCTTCCAAGGACTACTTT GTGACTTCTAGTGAACATCAGGCAAGCAAGACAAAGCTTAAAGGATTTAGAGCCTCTAGCATTTTAAATCGGATAAACCTCGATGATTTTAAAACAAGTACAAAGATTGAGGCTTTG agagaagaaatcagGTTCATGGTTGAAAGAGATTGGTCTGCCAAAGCAATAGTATTCAGCCAGTTCACATCATTCTTGGACCTGATAAGTTACGCCTTGGGGAAG TCTGGGGTTAGCTGTGTTCAACTGGTGGGAAGCATGTCCAAGGCAGCTAAAGATGCTGCActcaaaaattttaaagaagaGCCAGATTGCAGAGTTTTATTAATGAGCTTGCAAGCTGGAGGGGTTGCTCTAAATCTAACAGCCGCTTCGCAT GTGTTCATGATGGACCCGTGGTGGAACCCAGCGGTTGAGAGGCAAGCACAGGACAGAATACATAGGATCGGACAGTGCAAGCCTGTCAG GGTTGTAAGATTCATAATGGAGAAAACAGTAGAGGAAAAGATACTAACgcttcaaaagaagaaggaagatttGTTTGAAag TACGTTAGGTGACTCTGAAGAGGCCGTTGTACAAAAGCTGGGAGAAGACGATATCAAGTCCCTGTTCGCATAA
- a CDS encoding P-loop containing nucleoside triphosphate hydrolases superfamily protein, with amino-acid sequence MEPHSHHKNAILPSSSQDENLKEEEVPDDDDSVGGEVQGTASFLLGVIDARFAHTCLFSSCLAHTGEVNANDYIPNPAAPANTKRKWQIMKEKVQMTEDDDFDEQNAVIAEAAEQPLDLIIPLLKYQKEFLAWATIQELSAVRGGILADEMGMGKTIQAISLVLARREVDRAKSREAVGHTLVLVPPVALSQWLDEISRLTSPGSTRVLQYHGPKRDKNVQKLMNYDFVLTTSPIVENEYRKDEGVDETMSPLHSIKWNRIIVDEAHDIKNRSSRTAKAVFALEATYRWALSGTPLQNDVDELYSLIRFLRVSPYSYYFCKKCDCEVLDRSAHRKCPSCPHNANQHISWWKENVDKRRNRACIFLKQNVLKDILLRRTKLGRAADLALPSRIISLRRDALSVVEADFYESLYKVSKTTFDGYIQAGTLMNNYAHIFGLLIRLRQAVDHPYLVSYSSPSGANANLLDANKNEKECGFGHDPSKDYFVTSSEHQASKTKLKGFRASSILNRINLDDFKTSTKIEALVCAL; translated from the exons ATGGAGCCACACTCTCACCACAAGAATGCGATTCTTCCGTCTAGTAGCCAAG ACGAGaatctcaaagaagaagaagttcctgatgatgatgattcagtCGGCGGTGAAGTTCAAGGTACCGCATCGTTTCTATTAGGCGTCATTGATGCTCGATTTGCTCACACCTGTTTATTTTCATCATGTCTTGCTCACACAGGTGAGGTCAATGCTAATGACTATATACCAAATCCTGCCGCTCCTGCAAACACTAAAAGAAAATGGCAGATCATGAAAGAAAAGGTTCAGATGacagaggatgatgattttgatgagcAGAATGCAGTCATTGCTGAAGCTGCTGAGCAGCCTCTAGATTTGATTATACCGCTACTAAAGTACCAAAAGGAGTTTTTGGCTTGGGCTACAATACAGGAACTATCAGCCGTAAGAGGAGGCATTCTCGCTGATGAGATGGGAATGGGGAAAACAATACAAGCCATCTCTCTCGTTCTTGCCAGACGGGAAGTTGACAGAGCCAAATCTAGGGAAGCAGTTGGGCACACCCTTGTGCTTGTTCCTCCTGTTGCTCTTTCTCAGTGGTTAGATGAGATTTCTCGGTTGACATCCCCGGGAAGCACCAGGGTTCTTCAATACCATGGGCCGAAGAGAGACAAGAATGTTCAAAAGTTAATGAATTACGACTTTGTTTTGACAACATCTCCCATAGTTGAGAATGAATATAGGAAGGATGAAGGAGTGGACGAAACAATGTCTCCTTTACACTCTATTAAGTGGAATCGTATCATCGTCGATGAG GCTCATGATATCAAAAACAGAAGTAGTCGCACTGCCAAAGCTGTTTTTGCTTTGGAGGCGACCTACAGATGGGCTCTGAGTGGTACCCCTCTCCAGAATGATGTTGACGAGCTCTACTCCCTG ATACGCTTCCTTCGCGTTTCGCCATACTCATATTACTTTTGCAAGAAATGTGACTGTGAAGTTCTTGATCGGAG TGCGCATCGAAAATGTCCCAGCTGTCCTCATAATGCAAATCAACACATCTCTTGGTGGAAAGAG AATGTGGACAAACGGAGAAACAGAGCCTGTATATTCCTTAAACAAAATGTTCTAAAGGACATTCTACTAAGACGTACTAAATTGGGCCGGGCAGCTGACCTTGCTCTTCCTTCTAGAATC ATCTCTCTGAGGCGAGATGCACTAAGTGTAGTAGAAGCTGATTTCTATGAATCACTATACAAAGTTAGCAAGACAACATTTGATGG GTATATTCAGGCTGGGACATTGATGAATAACTATGCACATATATTTGGTCTTCTTATCCGACTGAGACAA GCTGTTGATCATCCATACCTGGTGAGTTATTCTAGTCCTAGTGGCGCTAACGCTAACTTGCTTGATGCGaacaaaaatgagaaagaatgTGGTTTCGGCCATGACCCTTCCAAGGACTACTTT GTGACTTCTAGTGAACATCAGGCAAGCAAGACAAAGCTTAAAGGATTTAGAGCCTCTAGCATTTTAAATCGGATAAACCTCGATGATTTTAAAACAAGTACAAAGATTGAGGCTTTGGTATGTGCCCTTTGA
- the TAF13 gene encoding TBP-associated factor 13 (TBP-associated factor 13 (TAF13); FUNCTIONS IN: RNA polymerase II transcription factor activity, DNA binding; INVOLVED IN: transcription initiation, transcription from RNA polymerase II promoter; LOCATED IN: transcription factor complex; EXPRESSED IN: 23 plant structures; EXPRESSED DURING: 13 growth stages; CONTAINS InterPro DOMAIN/s: Transcription initiation factor IID, 18kDa subunit (InterPro:IPR003195), Histone-fold (InterPro:IPR009072); Has 554 Blast hits to 554 proteins in 176 species: Archae - 0; Bacteria - 0; Metazoa - 207; Fungi - 284; Plants - 44; Viruses - 2; Other Eukaryotes - 17 (source: NCBI BLink).), translated as MSNTPAAAASSSSKSKAAGTSQPQEKRKTLFQKELQHMMYGFGDEQNPLPESVALVEDIVVEYVTDLTHKAQEIGSKRGRLLVDDFLYLIRKDLPKLNRCRELLAMQEELKQARKAFDVDEKELVD; from the exons atgagtAACACACCAGCAGCGGCGGCGTCATCATCGTCTAAATCGAAAGCTGCGGGAACTTCTCAGCCACAGGAAAAGCGCAAAACTCTCTTTCAAAAAGAAT TGCAGCATATGATGTATGGATTTGGCGACGAGCAAAAC CCTCTTCCAGAGTCTGTGGCGCTTGTAGAAGACATTGTTGTGGAATACGTCACAGATTTG ACACATAAAGCTCAAGAAATTGGTTCAAAGCGAGGAAGACTTCTAGTTGATGATTTCTTGTATCTTATCCGCAAG GATTTGCCAAAACTGAACCGCTGTAGAGAACTGTTGGCGATGCAGGAAGAGCTGAAACAAGCACGCAAAGCTTTTGATGTCGACGAAAAGGAACTCGTTGATTGA